In the Nostoc sp. 'Peltigera membranacea cyanobiont' N6 genome, one interval contains:
- a CDS encoding AAA family ATPase yields the protein MISSLRLLNFKAFENQLVEFKSLTLLSGYNSTGKSSVLQALSLLHQSYQQNLLQSTGLLLNGNLVNIGTANDALYENAKQDYVGFELSLKNGTKGIWHFNYNSLEREANFLESGFNSVDGDVYQSSIFNGQLYHLQSERAKVASGILDYQARELKQIGALGEYTANFLYTYGNQPIPIAELAHPQAKSTNLLDQVEAWMGEISSGLRIQVDAYLDMDLVNLKFSDHVGYGITYVLPIIVAILASSPGALILIEHPETGLHAQAQTKLSKLLALAANCGVQVVVETHSDQILNGIRLAVLGDKIEPEDVQLHYFQRQENQGQAFIKVVSPRIDRDGRIDRWPDGFFDEWENILMVLLEPAKI from the coding sequence ATGATTAGCTCATTACGGCTGCTAAATTTTAAAGCATTTGAGAATCAATTGGTTGAATTCAAATCGCTTACCCTGCTCTCTGGTTATAATAGCACTGGTAAATCCTCTGTGTTGCAAGCACTATCACTGCTGCATCAATCTTACCAGCAAAATTTACTACAAAGCACTGGTTTATTGCTCAATGGAAACTTGGTAAATATTGGCACAGCTAATGATGCTTTGTATGAAAATGCCAAACAAGACTATGTAGGATTTGAGCTTAGTTTAAAAAACGGAACTAAAGGAATTTGGCACTTTAACTACAACTCCTTAGAGAGAGAAGCAAATTTTTTAGAAAGTGGATTCAACTCTGTTGATGGCGATGTTTATCAGTCAAGCATTTTCAACGGGCAACTTTATCACCTTCAATCAGAACGTGCAAAAGTTGCATCAGGAATTTTAGATTACCAAGCGCGAGAACTTAAACAAATTGGTGCGCTTGGCGAATATACAGCAAATTTTCTTTATACCTACGGTAATCAACCAATTCCTATCGCCGAACTCGCTCACCCGCAAGCAAAATCAACAAATTTGCTAGACCAAGTTGAAGCATGGATGGGAGAAATAAGTTCTGGTCTACGCATCCAAGTTGACGCATATCTAGATATGGATTTGGTTAACTTAAAATTTAGTGACCATGTTGGATACGGCATTACCTACGTTTTACCCATTATCGTTGCAATCCTAGCATCCAGTCCAGGTGCATTAATTCTGATTGAACACCCGGAAACCGGACTCCACGCCCAAGCGCAAACAAAGCTGAGTAAGCTGTTAGCCCTGGCTGCTAACTGTGGCGTTCAAGTTGTGGTAGAAACTCACAGCGACCAGATTCTAAATGGTATTCGTCTTGCTGTGCTTGGTGATAAAATTGAGCCGGAGGATGTGCAGTTACATTACTTTCAACGTCAAGAAAACCAAGGTCAAGCTTTTATTAAAGTTGTGTCACCACGCATTGATAGAGACGGCAGAATTGACCGATGGCCTGATGGGTTCTTCGATGAGTGGGAAAACATTTTAATGGTTTTGCTAGAGCCTGCCAAAATATAA